The genomic segment TTGTCTCAACGTCCAAGGGCGTTATGACAGACCGCGCCGCACGTGCTGCAGGCGTGGGTGGCGAAGTCATCTGCACCGTATTCTAGGAGATACACATGTCCAGGGTTGCCAATAATCCTGTCGTGCTGCCTTCCGGTGTTGAGGTTAAGCTGAACGGACAGGAAATTAATGTGAAGGGCTCCAAGGGAGCTCTCCAATTCACCATTCACCAAGCGGTTGAAGTGAAGCAGGAAGAGGGTTCTCTTCGCTTTGCGGCCCGCGATGGTGCGAAACAGTCCCGCGCTCTTGCTGGTACTACTCGTGCGCTGGTTAACAACATGGTTACCGGCGTATCCACAGGCTGGGAGCGTAAGCTGCAGCTGACGGGCGTAGGTTATCGTGCGCAGGCGCAAGGTAAGAAGCTCAATCTGACACTGGGTTTTTCTCACCCGGTTGAGTACGAGCTGCCCGAGGGTGTTACCGCTGAAACTCCGTCCAATACGGAAGTTGTGATTCGCGGTATCGACAAGCAACAGGTTGGCCAGGTCGCTGCTGAAATCCGCGCGTTCCGTCCGCCCGAGCCTTATAAGGGCAAGGGTGTTCGTTATGCGGATGAGCAGGTCAGACGCAAAGAAGCCAAGAAGAAATAAGGCGGGACTATGAGCGCGAATAACGAAAGATTGCGTCGCGCACGCAAAGTGCGCATGAAGATCCGTGAACTGGGTACCGACCGTCTGTGCGTTCACCGCACGCCGCGTCATATGTACGCCCAGGTTACGACTGCAGATGGCAGCAAAGTGCTGGCCACTGCCTCCACGTTGGATAAGGAACTGCGCCAGGGTGC from the Marinobacter sp. LQ44 genome contains:
- the rplR gene encoding 50S ribosomal protein L18, with the translated sequence MSANNERLRRARKVRMKIRELGTDRLCVHRTPRHMYAQVTTADGSKVLATASTLDKELRQGATGNVDAAKKVGQLIAERAKAAGIEKVAFDRSGYRYHGRVQALADAAREAGLQF
- the rplF gene encoding 50S ribosomal protein L6, encoding MSRVANNPVVLPSGVEVKLNGQEINVKGSKGALQFTIHQAVEVKQEEGSLRFAARDGAKQSRALAGTTRALVNNMVTGVSTGWERKLQLTGVGYRAQAQGKKLNLTLGFSHPVEYELPEGVTAETPSNTEVVIRGIDKQQVGQVAAEIRAFRPPEPYKGKGVRYADEQVRRKEAKKK